From Arcobacter sp. CECT 8986, a single genomic window includes:
- a CDS encoding sensor histidine kinase produces the protein MQLITEKNISKMIIYIFIIIMSSMIFMISYFYVQNTNNNFEKEMQKYIHEYYNNQKAILKKEVDTVIDILNYNLTKEDITQHELKEDTIRLLNNISFQAKKSDYFFVYDIKKMQGGDDFATLVVNPNRPDLLGKPLSTHYKDQNGKKFREDFMKDIREKGESFSLYAYKKPNSNEVKQKLSFFKYYKQWNWVISIGVYTDDIEKQIALKKDILKQRVKKQVIQNILLFLLFLTIAIVISILISEKIDDVLQNYQAKVKAKSDELMQLNENLEKRVSLEIEKNREQEQLLVQKSRFIALGEMISNIAHQWRQPLSELSSIFMFIKFKYNLNALDSSTMEEKSKEAERVLEYMSHTIDDFRNFFMPKKDKEKFYLNQAIESVMTILSSALKNNFIKIDIEINKNIEVDTYLNEFEQVVLNIISNAKDVLIINQVENPFIKIYAKDNEESVSLFIEDNGNGIEATPVDKIFEPYFTTKNDSDGTGIGLYMSKIIVEKNMKGQLKVENIHKGARFEIVIPK, from the coding sequence TTGCAATTAATTACAGAAAAAAACATATCAAAAATGATTATTTATATTTTTATCATAATCATGTCTTCTATGATTTTTATGATTTCATATTTTTATGTGCAAAATACAAATAATAACTTTGAAAAAGAGATGCAAAAATATATACATGAATATTATAATAATCAAAAAGCAATATTAAAAAAAGAGGTTGATACTGTTATTGATATATTAAATTATAATCTAACAAAAGAGGATATTACACAACACGAATTAAAAGAAGATACAATAAGACTTTTAAATAATATATCTTTTCAAGCTAAAAAAAGTGATTACTTTTTTGTATATGATATAAAGAAAATGCAAGGCGGAGATGATTTTGCTACTTTAGTTGTAAATCCAAACAGACCTGATTTATTAGGAAAGCCTTTATCTACACATTATAAAGACCAAAATGGCAAAAAATTTCGTGAAGATTTTATGAAAGATATACGAGAAAAAGGTGAGTCTTTTAGTCTTTATGCTTATAAGAAACCAAATTCAAATGAAGTAAAACAAAAATTGTCATTTTTTAAATATTATAAGCAGTGGAATTGGGTGATTTCAATTGGTGTTTATACTGATGATATTGAAAAACAAATTGCTTTAAAAAAGGATATTTTAAAACAAAGAGTTAAAAAACAAGTAATACAAAATATCTTACTTTTTTTACTATTTTTAACAATCGCAATTGTAATTTCAATTTTAATTTCAGAGAAAATTGATGATGTTTTACAAAATTATCAAGCAAAAGTAAAAGCAAAATCAGATGAGTTGATGCAACTAAATGAAAACCTAGAAAAAAGAGTATCTTTAGAAATAGAAAAAAATAGAGAACAAGAACAATTACTTGTACAAAAATCTAGGTTTATTGCTTTAGGTGAGATGATTTCAAATATTGCTCATCAATGGCGACAACCATTATCTGAGTTATCATCTATTTTTATGTTTATAAAATTCAAATATAATTTAAATGCATTAGATTCATCAACAATGGAGGAAAAATCAAAAGAAGCAGAGAGAGTTTTAGAGTATATGTCTCATACAATTGATGATTTTAGAAATTTCTTTATGCCTAAAAAAGATAAAGAAAAATTCTATTTAAATCAAGCTATTGAGTCTGTTATGACGATTTTATCAAGTGCATTAAAAAACAATTTTATTAAAATTGATATTGAAATAAATAAAAATATTGAAGTTGATACATATTTAAATGAATTCGAGCAAGTTGTATTAAATATTATTTCAAATGCAAAAGATGTGTTAATAATAAATCAAGTTGAAAATCCATTTATAAAAATTTATGCAAAAGATAATGAAGAGAGTGTAAGTTTGTTTATTGAAGATAATGGAAATGGAATTGAAGCTACACCAGTTGATAAAATATTTGAACCATACTTTACTACAAAAAATGATAGTGATGGTACAGGAATTGGTTTATATATGTCTAAAATAATTGTTGAAAAAAATATGAAAGGTCAGTTAAAAGTAGAAAATATCCATAAAGGAGCAAGATTTGAAATAGTTATTCCAAAATAA
- a CDS encoding response regulator transcription factor, whose amino-acid sequence MNQDLIKQLSSFNLLYVEDEDGIRNNIYEILKHMFKNLYLAKNAKDAFKIYQEKKPDLIITDIRMPKETGIDLIKKIRKTDSKIRVIITSAHTDLEYMLEATELHLVKYIIKPITEAKLTEALEAFIKSYATAPVYNLIPKWIYDESKSCVIGPDVEYILTKKENAFLKLLINKNRIITYQELETQIWDDTNIMTPNAMRLFIKNFRKKLPDGILKNIQGTGYRLVI is encoded by the coding sequence ATGAATCAAGACTTAATTAAACAATTAAGTAGTTTCAATTTATTATATGTTGAAGATGAAGATGGAATAAGAAACAACATCTACGAAATTTTAAAACATATGTTCAAAAATTTATATTTAGCAAAAAATGCAAAAGATGCATTTAAAATTTATCAAGAAAAAAAACCTGATTTAATTATTACAGATATTAGAATGCCTAAAGAAACAGGTATTGATTTAATCAAAAAAATAAGAAAAACTGATTCAAAAATAAGAGTAATTATAACTTCAGCACATACAGATTTAGAGTATATGTTAGAAGCAACAGAACTTCACTTAGTTAAATATATTATAAAACCAATAACAGAAGCAAAACTAACTGAAGCATTAGAAGCATTTATCAAAAGTTATGCAACAGCACCTGTTTATAACCTAATTCCAAAATGGATTTATGATGAGAGCAAATCTTGTGTAATTGGGCCAGATGTAGAGTATATCTTAACTAAAAAAGAGAATGCATTTTTAAAACTACTTATAAATAAAAATAGAATCATCACTTATCAAGAGCTAGAGACTCAAATTTGGGACGATACAAATATAATGACTCCAAATGCAATGAGACTATTTATTAAAAACTTTAGAAAAAAACTTCCTGATGGTATATTAAAAAACATCCAAGGAACAGGCTATAGATTAGTTATTTAA
- a CDS encoding EI24 domain-containing protein → MNEIDLVRVSLRDFFTKKMLKYSIVPLLVTLIIMFTLFFSTASYGMDSLSIMITQAQNGQEVIVSQDAPFYYDWLNFLLQYSVTAWMVGFLVYTVGILFVMMFSVFITLAIIGFLTPFILSTLHKRHYSDLPLEGHGSLISPLIVLIKSTFIMVFLFFIFIPLYFIPILNIIVFNLPFYYFFHKLLNHDVASTILNEQDYKVIHKKEKNSFRIRTFLLYMLSMVPFITLFSAVFFVIYLGHGYFIELRKLKEGEASAIDKFLELK, encoded by the coding sequence TTGAATGAAATAGATTTAGTAAGAGTTAGTTTAAGAGATTTTTTCACAAAAAAAATGTTGAAATACTCAATTGTTCCTCTTCTTGTGACATTAATTATTATGTTTACACTTTTTTTTAGTACAGCAAGTTATGGAATGGACTCTTTATCTATAATGATAACACAAGCACAAAATGGTCAAGAAGTTATTGTATCTCAAGATGCGCCATTTTATTATGATTGGTTGAATTTTTTACTTCAATACTCTGTAACTGCTTGGATGGTTGGATTTTTAGTTTATACAGTTGGAATACTTTTTGTGATGATGTTTTCTGTGTTTATTACACTTGCAATAATAGGATTTTTAACACCATTTATTTTATCAACTTTACATAAAAGACATTATTCTGATTTACCTTTAGAAGGACATGGAAGTTTAATCTCACCTCTTATTGTTCTTATAAAAAGTACTTTTATTATGGTATTTTTGTTTTTTATATTTATTCCTTTATATTTTATTCCTATTTTAAATATAATTGTGTTTAATTTACCTTTTTATTACTTTTTTCATAAGTTACTAAATCATGATGTAGCATCTACTATATTAAATGAACAAGATTATAAAGTGATTCATAAAAAAGAGAAAAATAGTTTTAGAATTAGAACATTTTTACTTTATATGCTATCTATGGTTCCTTTTATTACACTGTTTTCAGCAGTATTTTTTGTAATATATTTAGGACATGGATATTTTATTGAATTAAGAAAATTAAAAGAGGGTGAAGCTAGTGCTATAGATAAGTTCTTAGAACTTAAATAA